In Zobellia roscoffensis, the following are encoded in one genomic region:
- a CDS encoding RagB/SusD family nutrient uptake outer membrane protein, with amino-acid sequence MKKYIINIVVIVLLFGCEDFLEEEVFTEYDPSVFLQDEAGVDALLTGAYSAAIYSNFQAIDHFNVQQLNTDETWETGGGLNRRVLPLIEFTWDASTDYFNNGYNRFYNAIAAANNVLSVIDGLDNLEEATLKKIEAEARFLRAFSYYNLHNYFGPTPIVTVPDGATLDEIEAVGKETPRATEEEYRSYVIDDLIYASENLDYGGLSSRANKGSALALLTKVYLNNKQWEEAATMAEEVISNGGYVLYDDYTKLFAVEGEDNNEFIFRFEAAVGTNQANVYIPHAFPPNYPIESNWENFGAQFRTYTAFYETFEETDIRRQLLISEYIPTTTGVLTPLSRDGDGVALDDVRSFKFVPDPNAAGRFSGNDFPIIRLADIILARAEALNEVNGPNQESIDLINEIRDRAGVGSIVLTDFSSKEELKDFILAERGWELYSESLRREDLIRHNKFVERAIERGKPAQPHHVVYPLPQAQIDNNPNLEQNPGY; translated from the coding sequence ATGAAAAAATATATAATTAACATAGTTGTGATCGTACTTTTGTTCGGTTGCGAAGATTTTTTAGAAGAAGAAGTCTTTACAGAATACGACCCATCTGTTTTTCTACAAGACGAAGCAGGGGTAGATGCCTTGTTGACAGGGGCTTATAGTGCTGCCATATATTCTAATTTCCAAGCTATAGACCATTTTAATGTGCAACAACTCAATACTGATGAGACTTGGGAAACAGGGGGAGGTCTCAATAGAAGGGTTTTACCACTTATTGAGTTTACTTGGGATGCTTCAACAGACTATTTCAATAACGGATATAATAGGTTTTATAATGCCATAGCCGCAGCAAATAATGTGCTGAGTGTTATAGACGGTCTAGATAATTTGGAAGAAGCCACTTTAAAAAAAATTGAGGCGGAGGCCAGGTTTTTACGAGCATTTTCTTATTACAATCTACATAACTATTTTGGTCCTACACCTATTGTTACCGTACCCGATGGGGCCACTTTAGATGAAATAGAGGCTGTAGGAAAAGAAACACCTAGAGCTACTGAAGAAGAATACAGGAGCTATGTAATAGATGATTTAATTTATGCATCTGAAAACTTGGATTACGGCGGACTTTCAAGTAGAGCGAATAAGGGAAGTGCACTTGCTTTGTTAACCAAAGTTTATTTAAATAATAAACAATGGGAAGAAGCGGCCACAATGGCAGAGGAAGTAATTTCAAATGGAGGATATGTTTTATATGACGATTACACCAAACTTTTTGCAGTAGAAGGTGAAGATAACAACGAATTCATTTTTAGATTTGAAGCTGCTGTAGGAACCAATCAAGCAAATGTATATATACCCCATGCTTTTCCTCCAAATTACCCTATAGAATCCAATTGGGAAAATTTTGGCGCACAGTTCAGAACATATACCGCGTTCTACGAAACGTTTGAAGAAACTGATATTAGAAGACAACTTCTAATTTCGGAATATATACCAACAACCACGGGTGTTTTAACTCCTTTGTCCAGAGATGGTGACGGTGTTGCTTTAGATGATGTACGCAGTTTTAAATTTGTACCAGACCCGAATGCGGCAGGTAGGTTTAGTGGTAATGATTTTCCTATTATACGTTTAGCGGATATTATCTTGGCACGTGCTGAAGCATTGAACGAAGTTAACGGACCCAACCAGGAGAGTATAGATTTGATCAATGAGATTCGTGATCGGGCTGGTGTTGGTAGTATTGTCCTTACCGATTTTAGTTCAAAAGAAGAATTAAAAGATTTTATTTTAGCTGAAAGAGGGTGGGAACTTTACTCGGAAAGTTTGCGAAGAGAAGATTTAATAAGGCATAATAAATTTGTGGAAAGAGCAATAGAACGTGGTAAACCAGCACAACCCCATCATGTGGTTTATCCGCTTCCGCAAGCGCAGATAGATAATAATCCAAATTTAGAGCAGAACCCAGGATATTAA
- a CDS encoding sulfatase, with amino-acid sequence MRYKIVTILTFCLLFIGCKEKKIVTAEVESVQLSPKKNVVFILVDDLGWKDLACYGSSFYETPNIDRLAASSNLFTNAYSPNPVCSPTRAAIMTGKYPSRVGITDWIPGYEAKDAILKGPEDLFEMPLEEVTIAEVLKEEDYKTFFAGKWHLGDTGFFPENQGFDINKGGHHKGQPPGGYYSPYKNPKLSDGPEGEYLTDRLTNESIGFLEENKDNPFLLYLAYYTVHTPIQASKKHIEKFEAKKKELKIGDAQLKNEREAYTVINQYNAEYASMVYALDENVGRLLDKLEVLKLMDDTLIIFTSDNGGLTTRIGDRKGPTSVRPLRAGKGWAYEGGIKIPLLIKKPGQTQGSKINTPVISMDMFPTILEELNLPLRPELHQDGVSLKPVMEGENSSAHEALFWDYPHYHGSGWTPGQAVRKGDWKLIYFYENDSYELYNLKNDISEENDLAQANQDKLEELKQELSSFNKRLNTQKPTRN; translated from the coding sequence ATGAGATATAAAATTGTGACCATACTTACTTTCTGCCTACTTTTTATAGGGTGCAAAGAAAAAAAGATAGTAACTGCAGAAGTAGAGAGTGTACAACTATCTCCTAAGAAAAATGTTGTTTTTATACTAGTAGATGATTTAGGTTGGAAAGATTTAGCGTGTTATGGAAGCTCCTTTTATGAAACACCAAATATTGATAGGTTAGCAGCAAGTAGCAATCTTTTTACAAATGCTTATAGCCCTAATCCTGTATGTTCTCCTACAAGAGCCGCAATTATGACCGGAAAATACCCCAGCAGAGTAGGTATTACGGATTGGATTCCGGGATACGAGGCCAAGGACGCTATACTTAAAGGTCCAGAAGACTTGTTTGAAATGCCTTTAGAAGAAGTAACAATAGCAGAAGTTTTAAAGGAAGAGGATTATAAAACATTTTTTGCCGGTAAGTGGCATTTGGGTGATACTGGCTTTTTTCCAGAGAACCAAGGTTTTGATATTAATAAAGGAGGGCACCACAAAGGACAACCACCAGGGGGGTATTATTCACCGTACAAGAACCCAAAATTATCAGATGGCCCAGAGGGTGAATATTTAACGGATAGACTCACTAATGAATCTATTGGGTTTTTAGAAGAGAATAAGGATAACCCATTTCTTTTATACTTGGCCTATTACACGGTACATACTCCCATTCAAGCTTCTAAGAAACACATTGAAAAGTTTGAAGCGAAAAAGAAGGAATTAAAAATTGGTGATGCTCAATTAAAAAATGAGAGGGAAGCGTATACCGTTATAAATCAATACAATGCGGAATATGCTTCTATGGTTTACGCTTTAGATGAAAATGTAGGTAGGTTACTGGATAAGCTAGAAGTATTAAAATTGATGGATGATACTTTAATAATTTTTACTTCGGATAATGGTGGGCTCACTACACGCATAGGCGATCGCAAGGGGCCAACAAGCGTGCGGCCGTTACGAGCTGGAAAAGGTTGGGCTTATGAAGGCGGAATTAAAATTCCTTTACTGATTAAAAAGCCCGGACAAACACAAGGAAGCAAGATTAATACGCCAGTGATTAGCATGGATATGTTTCCTACTATTTTAGAGGAGCTCAATTTACCGCTTCGGCCAGAACTCCATCAAGATGGGGTGAGTCTTAAACCAGTTATGGAAGGAGAAAATAGTAGTGCCCATGAAGCTTTGTTTTGGGATTATCCACATTATCATGGAAGTGGCTGGACGCCAGGTCAGGCAGTAAGGAAAGGAGATTGGAAACTGATTTATTTTTATGAAAACGATTCGTATGAATTGTATAATCTTAAAAATGATATTTCTGAAGAGAATGATCTGGCGCAGGCCAATCAAGATAAATTGGAGGAGTTAAAACAGGAATTGAGCAGTTTCAATAAAAGGCTCAATACCCAAAAGCCAACACGCAATTAG
- a CDS encoding RNA polymerase sigma factor: MPTKINKVNNLLFIEFTKSNKQAFRKLYDLYWETMFINAISIVENENVAKDIVQEIWIKLWQRRETLEVKNFVSNSTFGSRL, encoded by the coding sequence ATGCCCACCAAAATCAATAAAGTAAATAATTTACTTTTCATAGAGTTTACGAAAAGCAATAAACAAGCTTTTCGTAAACTCTATGACCTCTATTGGGAAACCATGTTCATTAATGCAATATCTATTGTAGAAAATGAAAATGTTGCTAAAGATATAGTTCAGGAAATTTGGATAAAACTATGGCAAAGAAGGGAAACTCTAGAGGTTAAAAATTTTGTTTCCAATTCCACTTTCGGAAGTAGACTCTAA
- a CDS encoding sulfatase family protein, protein MSDDHTSQAIGAYGSRLARLNPTPTIDRLAKEGIMLENAFVTNSICTPSRASIMTGQFGQVNGVVDLSGRLAPENQYLPIEIKKQGYETAMIGKWHLKHAPEAFDYYNVLPGQGDYHNPTLYSNEGGEKKEIRFEEDLVREVNATTYDGHSSDVITDISLEWLKNKRDKSKPFLLMHQFKAPHDFFEYAPRYKDYLEDVEIPEPANMWYNGNNGSIATRGENNELMDTIGSSIGHRNVIRNMGMHMGIDPNIPDPEYKKMAYQEYLKRYLRCVKGVDDNVKRIFDYLEAEGIMDNTIIIYTGDQGFMLGEHDYIDKRWMYEESQRMPFLVRYPKTIKAGSRTDAMVNNTDFAPTMIDMVGGKIPDYMQGSSFKSILETQKEPEGWKQDTYYRYWMHMAHKHNNPAHFGIRTKEYKLIFYYGRDYNTERNTSEQKWAHNPESMSDFITPVAWEFYDLKNDPEEMDNRYGDEKYATVISDLKTRLEELRSEVKEDDSKYPQIKKVVNEYWD, encoded by the coding sequence ATGTCGGATGATCATACTTCACAAGCTATAGGTGCATATGGCAGTAGGTTGGCACGTTTAAACCCAACCCCTACGATTGATCGTTTGGCCAAGGAAGGTATCATGTTGGAAAACGCATTTGTTACTAATTCCATTTGTACCCCATCACGGGCTAGCATCATGACCGGTCAATTTGGTCAAGTTAATGGAGTAGTGGACTTGAGTGGTAGACTAGCTCCTGAAAATCAGTATTTACCAATAGAAATCAAGAAGCAAGGATATGAAACTGCAATGATTGGAAAATGGCATTTAAAACATGCCCCGGAGGCATTTGATTATTATAATGTGCTTCCCGGTCAAGGAGATTATCATAACCCCACGCTTTATAGTAACGAAGGTGGAGAAAAGAAAGAAATTCGTTTTGAAGAAGACTTGGTTCGCGAAGTGAATGCTACAACGTATGACGGACATTCATCAGATGTTATTACAGATATTTCTCTTGAATGGCTTAAAAACAAACGAGATAAGTCAAAGCCATTTTTATTGATGCACCAATTTAAGGCGCCTCATGATTTTTTTGAATATGCTCCTCGGTATAAAGACTATTTAGAGGATGTAGAAATTCCTGAACCAGCTAATATGTGGTATAATGGGAACAACGGTTCTATTGCAACAAGAGGAGAAAATAATGAGTTGATGGATACGATAGGGTCATCTATTGGTCATAGAAATGTAATCCGAAACATGGGAATGCATATGGGGATAGACCCTAATATTCCTGATCCTGAGTATAAAAAAATGGCGTACCAGGAGTATCTTAAGCGGTATTTGCGATGTGTAAAAGGGGTAGATGATAATGTGAAACGTATTTTCGACTACCTAGAAGCTGAAGGGATTATGGATAATACTATTATTATATATACAGGCGACCAAGGCTTTATGCTCGGGGAGCATGATTATATAGATAAAAGATGGATGTATGAGGAGTCACAACGCATGCCATTTTTAGTACGCTATCCAAAAACAATTAAAGCCGGTTCTCGTACAGATGCTATGGTAAATAATACTGATTTTGCTCCTACTATGATTGATATGGTAGGAGGTAAGATACCAGATTACATGCAAGGGTCAAGTTTTAAATCCATTTTAGAAACCCAAAAGGAACCTGAAGGTTGGAAACAAGATACCTATTACCGGTATTGGATGCATATGGCACATAAACATAATAATCCAGCTCATTTTGGTATTAGAACCAAAGAGTATAAACTAATTTTTTACTATGGCCGGGATTATAATACGGAACGAAATACAAGTGAGCAAAAGTGGGCACATAACCCAGAATCTATGTCGGACTTTATAACACCTGTTGCATGGGAGTTTTATGACCTTAAAAACGACCCGGAAGAAATGGATAATCGATATGGAGATGAAAAATACGCCACTGTTATTTCAGATTTAAAAACTAGATTGGAGGAATTAAGAAGTGAGGTAAAAGAAGACGACTCTAAATATCCACAGATAAAGAAGGTAGTTAACGAATATTGGGATTAA
- a CDS encoding exodeoxyribonuclease III, protein MDIISWNVNGIRAITKKDFFENIETLNPDIFCLQETKAQDNEVEKTLTTLTEKYHIYYNSAEKKGYSGTAILSKTAPISITKDMGIEEHDNEGRVLCAEFENFYLVNVYTPNSGQGLKRLDYRKTWDEDFLGYVKNLEKNKPVIMCGDFNVAHQAIDLKNDKSNYDKTAGYTQIEIDGMTHIINAGFVDSFRHLHPDEIAYSFWSYRFKSRERNTGWRIDYFLLSTALRDKIKAAAILTDYYGSDHCPIRLEIEF, encoded by the coding sequence ATGGATATTATTTCTTGGAATGTGAATGGTATTAGAGCTATTACTAAAAAGGATTTTTTTGAAAATATTGAGACTTTAAATCCGGACATTTTTTGTCTACAAGAAACAAAAGCTCAGGATAATGAAGTTGAAAAAACCTTAACCACTTTAACCGAGAAGTACCATATATACTATAATTCCGCAGAGAAAAAAGGATATTCCGGTACTGCCATACTTTCTAAAACAGCGCCAATCTCCATTACTAAAGATATGGGTATTGAAGAACATGATAATGAAGGAAGAGTGCTCTGTGCAGAATTTGAAAATTTCTATTTAGTAAATGTATATACCCCTAATTCTGGACAGGGATTAAAGCGCCTGGATTACAGAAAAACATGGGATGAGGATTTTTTAGGCTATGTAAAAAACTTAGAAAAAAATAAACCTGTTATTATGTGTGGTGATTTTAATGTTGCCCACCAAGCTATCGATCTTAAAAACGATAAATCTAATTACGACAAAACCGCAGGGTATACTCAAATTGAAATAGATGGAATGACGCATATTATTAATGCTGGTTTTGTAGACTCGTTTAGACATCTGCATCCAGACGAAATAGCATATAGCTTTTGGAGTTATCGTTTTAAATCTAGAGAACGAAATACGGGTTGGAGGATTGATTATTTCTTGTTGAGTACTGCTTTAAGAGACAAAATAAAGGCTGCAGCAATTCTTACCGATTATTACGGATCTGACCACTGCCCTATTCGCTTAGAAATTGAATTTTGA
- a CDS encoding ThuA domain-containing protein, producing MKTKILQLSCFIIITFNHMAFAQDQFKVLLFTVQDTWHYECIPKAVDAFHKMAAEHQFQFDWTQTPEGLAEKLPSYDVVVFLNANADNLTDEQLEVLKTHIHNGKGFVGVHSTSDSDIRNPWFDNLVGGVFKDHPQFQAAVLSNHDVNFPSNLHLPEKWLWSEEWYNFDLLKSENIKVILSVDENTYDYTKGYDEIPLKGMGENHPIAWYQLYEGGRSFYTTLGHKPEAFQNQIYIDHLFGGIYWAAKGEIKQ from the coding sequence ATGAAAACCAAAATTTTACAATTATCATGTTTTATCATCATAACGTTCAACCATATGGCTTTTGCCCAAGACCAATTCAAGGTGTTGTTATTCACCGTACAAGACACTTGGCATTATGAGTGTATTCCTAAGGCGGTAGACGCTTTCCATAAAATGGCTGCTGAACACCAGTTTCAATTTGATTGGACGCAAACTCCCGAAGGCCTTGCCGAAAAATTACCATCTTACGATGTGGTTGTTTTTTTAAATGCTAATGCCGACAATTTAACCGATGAACAGCTCGAAGTCCTAAAAACACACATTCATAATGGAAAAGGTTTTGTGGGAGTCCATTCCACATCCGATAGTGACATTAGAAACCCTTGGTTCGATAATCTTGTAGGCGGAGTTTTTAAAGACCATCCCCAGTTTCAAGCCGCTGTACTATCTAATCATGATGTAAATTTTCCATCCAACCTACACCTACCGGAAAAATGGTTGTGGAGTGAAGAATGGTATAATTTTGATCTCCTAAAATCAGAAAATATTAAAGTCATCCTTTCTGTAGACGAGAACACCTATGATTATACGAAAGGATATGATGAAATACCGCTTAAAGGTATGGGCGAAAATCACCCTATAGCTTGGTATCAATTATACGAAGGAGGACGTTCATTCTATACAACCCTTGGCCATAAACCAGAAGCTTTTCAAAATCAAATTTATATAGACCATTTGTTCGGTGGTATCTATTGGGCTGCAAAAGGCGAGATAAAGCAATAA
- a CDS encoding sugar phosphate isomerase/epimerase family protein yields MTYNFSLQRFTNKTILLFLLIGTNSTFSQMSIPKQSDRLQQYVGFWVSSIDYKTDSVANVPLIKMNNYPKIDHTAMSVDLLQRDGEIYNHTLTELIGHDAKTDSFFALGKSAEGDMFLGKGGFTSDTNWIMKDRDFTGKETMTVTFDFKNQTDVHLIGTNPQNKILWQTRYIKKNPKDKNIGIQLVSVHEQMQKNPKETLKFLDRMGYSYIETFVYKDRSFYGLSPIDFKKMVENNNLKFTGSMTFYDLPSDDKQAWKKAMQWWRDCIEDHKQAGVEYLTISNNQIKEITTLAELKRYAEYYNAIGKLCKERGIRFAYHNHSDEFKTIENQVVYDYFLENTDPEYVSFQADLYWMHFSKVDPIDYFKKYENRFMSWHVKDYEELGQSGKIDFELYFTYAETAGLKYIVAEVEAYNYPVWYSINSAWNYLYFKIL; encoded by the coding sequence ATGACTTACAATTTTAGTTTGCAACGGTTTACCAATAAAACCATACTACTGTTTCTTTTAATAGGAACAAATTCTACTTTCTCACAAATGTCCATTCCAAAACAATCGGATAGGTTGCAGCAGTATGTAGGGTTCTGGGTTAGTTCAATTGATTATAAAACGGATAGTGTGGCCAACGTGCCTCTAATTAAAATGAACAACTATCCTAAAATAGATCATACCGCAATGTCCGTAGATCTGTTACAACGGGACGGGGAAATCTACAACCATACCTTAACAGAGCTTATTGGACACGACGCAAAGACCGATTCATTTTTTGCATTGGGAAAAAGTGCTGAAGGCGATATGTTCTTGGGTAAAGGAGGATTTACAAGCGACACAAACTGGATAATGAAAGACCGAGACTTTACCGGCAAAGAAACCATGACGGTTACTTTTGATTTTAAGAATCAAACCGATGTTCATTTAATAGGAACAAACCCACAGAACAAAATCCTTTGGCAAACCCGCTATATCAAGAAAAACCCAAAAGATAAAAATATTGGTATTCAACTGGTTTCGGTTCATGAACAAATGCAGAAAAACCCTAAAGAGACCTTGAAGTTCCTTGATAGAATGGGTTATAGTTATATTGAAACCTTTGTTTACAAAGACCGCTCTTTTTATGGACTATCCCCAATAGATTTTAAAAAAATGGTAGAAAACAACAACTTGAAATTTACGGGTTCCATGACTTTTTACGACCTCCCTTCCGATGATAAACAAGCTTGGAAAAAAGCGATGCAATGGTGGAGAGATTGTATAGAAGACCACAAACAAGCAGGTGTTGAATACCTTACCATATCCAACAATCAAATTAAAGAAATTACTACCCTTGCCGAACTGAAAAGGTATGCTGAGTATTATAATGCTATAGGAAAACTTTGTAAAGAAAGAGGTATCAGGTTTGCATACCACAATCACTCCGATGAATTTAAGACCATAGAGAACCAGGTGGTTTATGACTACTTCTTAGAAAACACCGATCCGGAATATGTTAGTTTTCAAGCCGACTTGTACTGGATGCATTTTTCCAAAGTTGACCCAATTGACTACTTCAAAAAATACGAAAATAGATTTATGAGCTGGCATGTAAAAGATTACGAAGAACTTGGCCAGAGCGGCAAAATAGATTTTGAGCTATACTTTACATACGCAGAAACCGCAGGCCTCAAATATATTGTGGCCGAAGTAGAAGCCTATAATTATCCTGTATGGTACAGCATTAATTCTGCATGGAACTATCTATACTTTAAAATTTTATAG
- a CDS encoding SMP-30/gluconolactonase/LRE family protein, whose amino-acid sequence MIIKQVTFIIALVFAFIGQAQSEIEFPIEVGMKPESITKGFHDNYYVTVMNAKEPGDGELVEISKNGVKVFAKGFDEPKGIIYLNGNLYFSDITRIWKVDKEGNASIFVDKANFPETVLYLNDVSLDGKENGMYVADMGATQYMRDANNDLWPLDSEEAKKIPELGRIYHVDLEGHITIKQNTSPLMLNPNGVGVDNDGNIMVGAFFKGNFLVTKNGELSPLKGEFRGADAVEQDSKGNYYVSSWVSGKVWKINPETEVSTVLIEGLESAADFYLEEDNNRLLVPDMMGGKIYAAPLKN is encoded by the coding sequence ATGATAATCAAGCAAGTCACATTCATAATCGCTTTAGTATTTGCCTTTATAGGTCAGGCACAATCTGAGATAGAATTTCCGATTGAGGTGGGCATGAAACCTGAGAGTATTACAAAAGGTTTCCACGATAATTATTATGTAACCGTAATGAACGCAAAAGAACCAGGAGATGGCGAATTGGTGGAGATATCCAAAAACGGCGTCAAGGTTTTTGCCAAGGGTTTTGATGAGCCTAAAGGAATTATTTATTTAAATGGCAATCTGTATTTCTCTGATATTACCCGAATTTGGAAAGTTGATAAAGAAGGGAACGCTAGCATTTTTGTTGATAAAGCCAATTTTCCTGAAACAGTTCTCTATTTAAACGATGTTTCATTAGATGGCAAAGAAAACGGGATGTATGTAGCCGATATGGGAGCTACCCAATATATGCGTGATGCTAATAATGATTTATGGCCGCTAGATAGTGAAGAAGCCAAGAAAATTCCTGAGTTGGGACGTATCTACCATGTAGATTTGGAAGGGCATATTACCATCAAACAAAATACTTCACCTCTTATGTTAAACCCTAATGGCGTTGGTGTTGACAATGATGGAAACATTATGGTCGGTGCTTTTTTTAAGGGTAACTTCTTAGTTACTAAAAATGGTGAACTTAGTCCGCTTAAAGGTGAATTTAGAGGAGCTGACGCTGTAGAACAAGATAGTAAGGGCAACTATTATGTAAGTAGTTGGGTCTCTGGAAAAGTTTGGAAAATAAATCCTGAAACAGAAGTGTCTACCGTGCTTATAGAAGGACTAGAATCTGCCGCAGATTTTTATCTTGAAGAAGATAACAATAGATTATTGGTGCCCGATATGATGGGAGGGAAAATATATGCGGCACCCCTTAAAAACTAG
- a CDS encoding FecR family protein, whose product MKTDEFIKILNKYSSGRATIEEKILVEEYFDKKHSSYNYTEQFSPKIESDVYLRIEDSIMDTKVIKPFHRFAYRALVAASVLLVVGLFMFIGHKPELNTTVVKTNYGEKREVLLPDGSLVILNSDSSLEFPEVFNEDFREVILTGEGFFKVQRDSTKPFLVETEGLTTEVLGTSFNINSFSEKDSITVSVVTGKVRVGNSNELKEILLPNHQLHYHKTTHGYRKSLDESLIDMAWTSNTIYLNNITLKEALSMLEKWFDVYIEIQDSALGQKRIVGKYHDNNLRTVLESLSFLLNIEFKEISPSNYIVVPKK is encoded by the coding sequence TTGAAGACCGATGAATTTATAAAAATTTTGAACAAGTACTCTTCTGGTCGAGCCACTATCGAGGAAAAGATTTTAGTCGAAGAATATTTCGATAAAAAGCATTCAAGTTATAATTATACCGAACAATTTTCACCAAAAATTGAGTCTGATGTTTATCTGCGTATTGAAGATTCAATTATGGACACGAAGGTAATAAAACCTTTTCACCGGTTTGCTTATAGGGCTTTAGTAGCAGCAAGTGTTCTGCTAGTTGTTGGACTATTTATGTTTATTGGTCATAAACCAGAACTAAATACTACAGTTGTCAAAACCAATTATGGTGAAAAGCGCGAAGTTCTTTTGCCAGATGGTTCTTTAGTTATTCTAAATTCAGATAGTTCCCTAGAGTTTCCAGAGGTGTTCAATGAAGATTTTCGTGAAGTTATTCTAACGGGAGAAGGTTTTTTTAAAGTCCAGAGAGATAGTACAAAACCTTTTTTAGTCGAAACCGAAGGTTTGACGACAGAGGTATTGGGAACCTCTTTCAATATTAACTCTTTTTCAGAAAAAGACAGTATAACGGTTAGTGTTGTAACAGGAAAGGTAAGAGTTGGGAATAGTAATGAATTGAAGGAAATATTACTTCCTAACCATCAATTGCATTATCACAAAACAACACATGGTTATAGAAAGTCTTTAGACGAATCCTTAATAGATATGGCATGGACATCCAATACAATTTATTTAAATAACATTACCCTTAAGGAAGCCCTGAGTATGTTGGAGAAATGGTTTGATGTTTACATAGAAATTCAAGACAGCGCTCTGGGCCAAAAAAGAATTGTTGGTAAATATCATGACAACAATTTAAGGACAGTTCTAGAAAGTTTAAGCTTTTTATTGAATATAGAATTTAAAGAAATATCCCCATCTAACTATATAGTTGTACCTAAAAAATAA